The Aspergillus oryzae RIB40 DNA, chromosome 5 genome segment AGTTGAATAGAATAATATACTATTTGATATCCTTTTGAGCTCTATATAATATACCTAAACATAGAAACTATAAAGTGTTGACTCCTCAGATTTAAGCTTGTCTATATAAAGCTTTATTCTATTGGCTGGGAATAGAGTTGTTAACGGGGCGGAGAGTATTGAACTTTTCAGTGCTATGTTAAAGCACATGTACTGTCTATCAGCAGGTACCTGCTACTGGAAGATTCGTTGTAATTCGTTCACTCTCATTTAGCCTTTGTTTGTATTCTCATTCATTCCCATGGACCTGCCTGGTGGCCCTCTTCCAGTGAGTAATATGAACGCATCTTGCATGTATGTAAACAATGAAGTGAATGCCATAAAGGACGGAGTGCAGGTATACCTGACATTTATCGTAAGACCCATGAACATGGAGATCTATCCGCTAACTACTGGAATATACTGCATTGATGTATGTCGATCTAACAGCAATGTAGGGCTCATATTCACCCAAGCTCTTTTCCCCGCTCTGCCCCGCAATGGATGGAAAAGCATATATCCACCATCAGAGCGAACAGCAAGATTTCTCTGAGGACATCAATACTCTCACAATCCCCTCAATAACCTCTTACCAAGGTCGATATTCCCGGATCCACCGTCACCACCTCATATCACACCATGTCCAAGCGAATAATCGTAACCGGCGGCTCCGGCAAAGCAGGCCAATATGTcattcaccatcttctaGCCCAGGGCTACTCCATCCTGAACCTCGACCTGAACCCGctcccaccaccactaaACGAAAAAGTCCACACTTTGAAGGTAGACCTCACAGACAATGGCCAAGTCCACGGCGCCCTCCTTTCACACTTCCGCCTCACCGAACCGTTTCGCGAACCCCATCAGCAAGTCCCCGACGCCGTCATCCATCTGGCCGGATACGCGCGCAACATGATCGTCCCTGATACAGAGACATACCGAGTCAATGTACTCTCATTTTACAACGTGATCGAAGCGGCCTGCCGGATCGGCgtgaagaagatcgtccTGGCGAGCTCCATAACCGTGTACGGTGTTACCTATGCAGAAGGGGATGTCGATTATCCATCTTTTCccgtggatgaggatgttgatgcGAATCCGATGGATGTGTATGCTTTGTCTAAGGTCTGTGGGGAGCGTACGGCTCGGAGCTTTGCGCGACGGTTTGGCAATGATATTTATGTCATGCGATTAGGAGCGGTGGTTGGCCCGGATGAATTCCAAGAGAAGTTCGATGGATATGTGGAGAGGCCGGAGGAGTATAAAGTGCATGGGTGGGCATATACAGATGCAAGAGATATTGGACTGATGTTTGAAAGATGTCTGGTGACGGATGGGCTAGGGTTTGAGATTTTTAATGCGGTCAATGATGATATTACTAATTTCGCCGAGTCGACTATGGCGTTCTTAGAGAAGATGTGTCCGAACATACCGATTACGAGGCAGATGGAGGCTAGGGAGGCTCCGGTCACGAATAGGAAGTTGAAGCGGGTGTTGGGCTTCAAACAAACGTGTCACTGGCAGGACTTGTACATAACAGCGGGCAATCGATAAGGCACTGTGTTGAGAATGAATACATGCTACATAGGGTAGCCTGAAGAGAATCTTTATAATATTGGAACCTAGCTGATTGGGTGGTTGATGAAGAATTTCGGACACTTGGTGGTGATAATGTGGTTACTCCTTCACACTCACCAAAAGCAGTGGTATCCGGCAGAGGGAAGCCACGGTGGCTCATAAAAGCCCGGTGACTATAATTAAATGCGTATTGTAAGGGAGTAAACGCAGCTCAGTGCCCTTGATTTCTAAGCAGAACGATCGTGCAAGATTTCCCGGTTAGATTAAACCTTCAGTTTGATTTATAATAGAGCAATTCTATCCGAGCCCCGATATTTTCGGCGTGTATATAGTGTTGAGGaattcctcttccacttAAAATGTACCATGGACTTAGAAGACCTGGAGCACATCTTACAATTACGGTGAAAATAATCACAAATTAACAGAACATGTCTCCTATCCGAGTCGGTTTGATCGGACTGCCTAGTGCTTCGGGAGAGAATTATGAGGGCACTTCGTGGTCTGTTAACGCCCACTTGCCCTTCCTCACCAAGTCTCCCAATTTTGAAATTGTTGCGCTGCTGAATAGCTCCGTGGAGTCTGCACAAACGGCAATCCAGAAATATGGCCTACCGAACGAAACCAAGGCTTACGGTGACCCGCAAGGTCAGTCCCTAATACACGTGTAGTGAGAAAATACTCATGGTGACAATAGATCTCGCCAACGACCCTGATGTGGACCTCGTGGTCTGCAGTGTCCGCGTTGACCGACACTTTCTGACTGTGCGTCCTAGCCTCATCGCTGGCAAGGCAGTTTATGTCGAATGGCCACTAGACCGTAATCTCGAGGTGGCCCAAGAGATGGCTACTCTAGCGACAAAGCATAATGCGCGTACCATCGTAGGCATACAGGGCGCCTTTTCGCCGATTATTCGTAAGATGCGATCTGTTATCGAAAGCGGGGAGATAGGACGCGTCCTGGCTAGTACGATCACCGGATCATTTGGCAATAACGTTGATGCAGAGAGCAAGAACGTACGGTACTTTCTTGACCGGGAtattggaggaaatccgaTTACTATCCATGTTGGTCACAGCTTGGAGTACATTGCTGCCGGTGAGTAGCCCGAAGGACATGTTTTGGCTGGATATTAATACGGTTTCCAGTCCTCGGGGAATTCAAAACTCTCAGGAGCTTTTCGTCAATCAGCCGACCGACGATAGATATCAAGGACTACAGCGTTGGAGACACCGGCAAGGTCGTCGAAGCGGGCGCTCGCAATACTGTCCCGGATCAGATTCTCGCTTATGGCACCGTTGAGCCTTCCGATGCAGCAGTTACTGTCAAATTCCATGCTGGAAAGGAGTTTCCAGGCCAGCCTCGACTAGACTGGCGtattcaaggagaaaagggtTGGCTGCGGTTGGCCTCCCCGTTGGTGTCTTTGAATGTCGGCGGCCCGGGAATTAAATTGGAGATCGCGAGAAATGAGACGAACACGGTAGAGGAGATACTACCGGAGGCAGATGAGTGGGATGAGCTACCCGTACCGGCTCAGAATATTGCCCGTCTGTATGAAGCCTATCGCAAGAATGAGTGGCATCCCACTTTTGACTGGGCGTTAAAGAGGCATGAGGCGCTCGATAGGATTTGGAAGGAGTTTGATGCAGAGAGCCATTAGGCTAGGCAGGAATGAAGGCGGAAGAGATAGAATAGTTTGCCAATGTCTGAGGTACTCATCCTGCACTACTCCAAGTTGAATAGCGAGATTTATACGAGATAGCTCTGATGAATGAAGTGTGGTCATATTATCGCGTCAAGGTAACCAGAAATGGAACTGATATTGAGTCTGGACTGTTGGGGTCAACTCCAAGGCCCCGCAATTGCcgtaaatataaaaaaacaaataacaATCCTTCTATTGGTGATTCTTATCACGACAGCGATAAAATACCGCTGCCTTTTGAAAATTACGGAGATCTGCGCGTTATTCCTTGGAAGGTTTCTGACACCATTGGCTCCGGCGATGATGTGACGCCGCTACCCGGCAAGCCTGCCAAAATGCAACACCAAACATCATATCGCAGAGTGGCTGTCGATGGCGTGCATGTGGTCTATAATTAGTGCTCTCATTGAGGGGTATCCCGGGATTCGAGCCCCGCGATGATGAGCGCAATTAAGCTCCAACTCGCGCAACATCACCTCGGCTACGATATTTAAACACGCAGTTGGAGACTCATGCCCTCCTAATCAGCTTATTGTAGAGGATCAACATACCATCATGGCTGCGGTTGAAGTATCTGTTGTATCGGATAGGAATATCCCATTGCTAAACGGCCACGCGCAAAGTCACACGCCGGTCGCTGTTTCGACAGATATCAAAGGGCCGGTCGCGTCCACTGTCATagagaaaacagaagaggTTGCTCCGCAAGGAAGGCCTGCTTTTGAGCTAGAGGATCATCCAATTGATGAAGTTCGAAATATCAAAGTTGGTGTCATCGGTGCCGGCATAGGTGGTATTACTGCTGGCATTCTCTTGCCGGCTAAGTTACCAGGCCTTGACCTCCGGATCTTCGATAAGAATGCGGATGTGGTAGGTATTTTTATACCCTCGTGTAGTAAAGTGTGAGAAGTATTGACTAGTGTCAGGGAGGCACATGGTACGAAAACACATATCCTGGTGTACGATGCGATGTGCCAGCGCATGTATACCAGTCTGGATTTGCACCTAATACGCAGTGGACGGAGGAGTTTGCACAGGGACACGAAATTCGGGATTACTGGCAAGGGCTTGCCCGCAAGTACCAGGTCTACAAATATATACGGCTGCAACACAAGGTAGAAGAAGCCATATGGGTTCCTGAAACAGGAAAATGGCGTGTCACCGTCCGGGATATCGGCATAGGAAGGGTACAAACGCTTCTTCACAACCCTCACTAAAGTAATAACACTGACTGGAACTAGGTATATGTGGAACATCTTGACGTTCTGATTAATGCGATCGGTCACTTCAACGATTGGCAACTACCCAACTATCCCGGCATTGATCAATACACGGGTACcattttccattcctcccaCTGGGATCATGACGCCGAcctgaaaggaaagagaatTGCTCTTATTGGCAATGGGGCGTCCGGTCTCCAGGTTCTGCCTTCGATCCAGCCGGTTGCACAGCATGTCGATCACTATGCGCGTAACCGTACCTGGGTCGCAGACTCCTTTGGCACGACTGGTGTGCGCCGACTTGAACCGAACTTGTTCTCTCGCGAACAGCTCGAATCGTTCAAAGACCCTGATACATATATCAAATATCGCAAGAGTGTGGAAGAAGGATACTTCTCACGTTTTGGTGCAATCTTCAAGGACTCGCCGGAGAATCAGGCACAGCGAGACACGTGGACGCAATTAATGCTTCAGCGTATTACTGAGAAACCCGAACTGGCAGATAAGATTCTACCTGAGTTTCCGCCAAACTGTCGACGAGCTACACCAGGGCCTGGTTATTTAGAAGCCTTGACCAAAGATAACGTGAGCTACATACAGACGCCTATCGAACGATTCACAGCGACAGGTATCGTGACAGCAGATGGTGTTGAAAGGCCTGTCGATGTCGTGATTTGCGCCACCGGAGCCAATGTTGACCATGCGCCTCCATTCTCAATCATTGCGAATGGAATCGATCTCAAGAAAGCCTGGAAGCACGATGGTTTGTGGGGATTCCCCTACAACTACCTTGGTATCGCAACACCAGGCTTTCCGAATCTTCTTTGGATCGGTGGTCCGCATGCCACAGGCCACAGTGGAAGTGTTCCGAATAGTATGGAGAACCTGGTGACTTATATCGCCAAGGTCTTGCGAAAGATCCGCAGCCAGGGAATCAAGTCGATGGCTCCATCTAAGCAAGCCACTGACGATTTTGTTGAGTACTCTGACACATTCTACCCTCGCACCGTATGGACGGGCAACGACGACTCGACCCCTGGGCAGAAGAACTGTCGGTCTTGGTATAACGGTGGCCGTCCCGGTGGACGAATCCATGGTCTGTTCCCTGGAAGCGCTGCCACATTGAACTATATCCGACGGGAGCCACGATGGGAGGATTGGGAGTACGCATATACCAACCCGAGCGGCAATCGATTCGCGTATTTCGGCAATGGCTGgaccagaagagaaaagtattTGGACGCAGATTTAGTGCCACATGTGAAGCGACCTGATACAATAGATCTTACTACGTATATGGAAGGTTGGTGGGATGTTTGATTGTTTACGATGAATTAGCCCTAGTCAATCTTGCTTAGAATATGCTATACCAGTGTGCTATACGAAAGTTCCCTTCTACTACATTTACCTTGACCTAAAGAGTCCCTACGTTGCTGATAATTTGTTTTACTGATGACGCAGTTAAGTCGCGTCGCTTGAGTCACTCCATAACATCATCTTGACAAGTAGACTCAAATAATGGTATCcattttttctcttttattcgGTTGCTCAGGGTGTCTCATTTTATGGTTCTCTTTATCGTGTCGCCGAGGAGAACCTGCTCTCCATAACCTTTGTCTTCGCGATCCTATAATTCACACTTCTATGACCATTCTATATAACAGCGACATAGACCGGGAAAGTACCGGTCTTGTGCTAAACCATTTCCTCACACCTTTAATGAAGACAAAATACTCAATCAGGACGACTGCTAGCATGTTGCACTGGTATTCGCTAGTTCGAGAACTACGTCTGGCGATCCTAGGGATACTCATACGGCAGAAATATGGCTTGGCTCCTTACGCCACGGTCTGAAAGGAATGGCAGGCCGcaatagagaagaaaatattcCGCCGACTGAAGCTGCAACCCTCATGTCTACATGAATACGAATCCATGGTTCGCCGACGACGGAGTGTCGTGAAACATATCTGGTTAGATATACAGCTTCGTTCATACAGCTGTCGAAGTTGTCAAGATTTAGAGTCATGTTCATGGACATCAAGCAACAATCTCATGATCCGACGAGCGATCACGAAGCTATTTTCTATATTAAGCACCTGGGATCTAGTGACCATGGTCTGTCACTAGAGCTCAGCGCACAATCCCCCAGCGATTCAGAACACTGGTTTAAGACCAGTTATCTCGGGGCCGATGGCGAGAATAGAAATGACGGAACGGGAGTTTATGGGAAGAAAGCTGCATGCACCATTCATGATCCGAAGCACGAATGGGTTGACGGCCGGCAGGTGGCTGTGCCTGATGGATACGCTATGTTACGACTCTTCGAGAAGATTGACTTGAGATTCAAAGAGGAGCTTCCCGAGGTCCACGCAGTCACCAAACTTGTACTGCGTCGGCAATGCCGTCGTCGTTTTGTGCCTAGAGCTCTGTGGGCTCTGTTGGACAAGCTTCCTCGACTGAAGCACATAGTATACGAGCCATGGAGAGTATTGGACAGAACAGTTCAGGAACTACAGTATGATACAGGTAACGGACTATGTTGCTTGCCCTTATTAAAGAGTCTGGACTAACCTCTACGTTATAGATTATAAAGGCATGATCGAAACGCACTTACCTAAAGGTGTCAAGAAAATATCACTATTTGAAGATTACAACGAGGGGTATGTGACACCAGTCCGACGAACAACATGCCTTCAACCAGACCTTGTCCGGATAGCACAACCTGCAGTTGGTGCTGCTTTGGCATACAGGAGCCTTGACGGCGAAGAGCTTTACGTTTCGTTTATGGTCGATGCTCAGCACTTCTTTGAAGCCCGTCAGCCGCCTTGGACTTGGACCAGTCTTCAGACTCTAGTGCTGACATCGCCGCTATTAGCTCCTGCAACAAATCACAGGAAAATCTCAGGCTTATTACAGGACGCTGGGGAAGCTGCCCTTAGGATGCCAAGGCTGCAAACTATGGCACTATGGAACGGTGGCAAGAGAGACGCGTGCGGATTCATGTTTCGTAAAGGGCGCAACAATCCAACAATTACTCTGCGGAGCACATGGGATATAAATCTGCAGCATAAGACAATCAAGGTCTGGAGGAGGGTAGCATCGCTAAACGGACTTCGGATTGAAATGAGAATGTTGCGTGGTGATATAATCAATTCCCATGGCGATGCTATCTATCACTTAGGCTTGAACCATGAAGTCATCGACCCAGTATCTTTATGGCAGATACGAAAGGAGGGAATAGGTCGAGGGTTACCATGAGAGGTTGACATATTCGGAGATATGTGGATTGTCTTGGTGCCACAGCGATCTGTTGGAACCTACTGCATGTAATTCTATTATTCATATCACCACATTCGGGTGGACCATGAGCTTGTATAAAGCAAGTTGCCCTcaatttcttgatattgtgcTTTTCTACTTAGACTGCATAATGCATTTTCACCAATTCATGTGTTCTTTTCTAACGCGTACTTTGGGGTCTCCTCTCCTGCATGCCAGACATACTTAGCCCCTGGGTGAGATTGAGGCAGTCGTGCCTGTCCCTTCTCCCCATACATGTTCTCGCGGAATGTGCCTCCCTTGACGGCATAATCCGTGTGGAAGATCCCTCGCTTTTGCAACTCTGGGATCAAATACTTTATAATATCATCAAAGGTCTCAGGGATTGAGGCATAGCTCAGATTGAACCCATCCACATCGCCAACTTCAACCCACCGCTCCAATTCATCCGCGACTGTCTTCGCGCTTCCAATAACCTTCGCCCCATTTCCTCCCATAATCAGATATTCGGAGATAGTTTTCTTGTCCCATTTCTTGCCCTCAGTCCCTGGTACTGTACTAGCCCAATGATTTACCATACTACGGATGGCAGGCTGCTCCACGAACCGGAAATCCTGGTTGTCCTCATATTTCGACAAGTCATAACCTGACCATCCACCGAAAAGAGCGAGAGCGCCCTCGGGATCTCCATACTGAGCCAGCTCAGCGAACTTCGCATGAGCCGCCTCATCAGTCTCGGCCACAATAGCCAGAATACCAGCCACAACCTTGATAGAAGCGGGATCCCGACCCTGTGCCTGCGCCTGCTGGCGAACATTATCGACGGACGGTCGCACTAGCTCGGGCTTTTGACCGTGTAAGAAAATAGCCTCGGCGTGCTTTGCCGCAAAGGCCTTGCCTGCGGTGGAGGTACCGGCTTGTAGCAGGAAAGGCGTGCGCTGCGGACTTGGCTCACACAGATGTGGTCCTGGGACATTGAAATATTTTCCTTCGTGATTAATCTGCCTGACAGCTTTGGGATCGGCATACCCGGCCACTCCATCCTTGACATTAACAGCATCGTCGCGCCAGGATCCCTCCCAGAGTTTGTATGTGACATCGAGGTATTCATCTGCAATACGATAGCGCTCGTCGTGCTCAACCTGCGTATTCAGGCCGAAATTACGCGCTGCGGAATCCAAGTACGAGGTCACAATATTCCATCCCACGCGACCGTTGGTCAAGTGGTCAACAGTTGAGAATCTTCGAGCGAGCGCATAGGGAGCATCGTAGGTCGTCGATGCCGTTACGCCGAACCCGATCGACTCGGTCGCAGCCGCCATCGCGGGAACACTGTACAGTGGGTCGTTGATGGGGAATTGCGCGCCCGCAGGGATGGTTGGATCGAGGTTGGCTGGACCTTTGTAGACATCATATCCTCCTAGCAcatcggcgaagaagatcGCGTGGAATTTGGCGGCCTCGAGCTTTTGTGCTAGGGTTACCCAGTGCTGGAGCGATTTGTAGGCGCCGCCTTGGTCCTTTGGGTAACGGTGGAGACCTGGGTTCAGGTGAGAGGGTGATTGCATGGCAAATGCATTGAGGATGAGTTGTTTCTTGGGTTTATCGATTGAACCCATGGTAGTTGCGATCTTTGTGGACTTTCTGCGTTATGGATAGGGTTCGATATGGGAGAGGGTTGAAGCAGTTGGCTGTGTGAGGCACATTGCTCATAGCAAGGTATCAGGGAATATATAGGGGTCTTCGAGGCCGATCCGGGTCGGCCACCTAGTCTGCGATCGCATTGATGTGTAAACCCAATTGCAAAAAGCTCATTGTTCAATCAGCtcagcttcagcttctctcGTATCCCACAAGGCGACCCAAGGTAATTGGCTTAGGGCTCCGACGCGACCCCAGTACGATTACCGACTGCAACGATAATGCCCCATATACGGATTCTCGTGTGGCCCGAATGTTTTACAAAGTTGAAAGAGAACATCCGAGTTGGAGTATTATTCCCATTGATAGCTGGTACTCCAACGGGGTCTGGATCTTCCATCATCCATGCCGAGAGTGTCGCAATCGGCGATCCGAGGCACGTCTTTGCCGCCGCTTATTCGTCCACCATCACGCAAGGAGCCAAGGGATCCTCCATGGTATTTCAAGAGAGACCTTCTCTGTGAGGGGTAATTATCATTACTGTAAGCGGGGTGTCTGTGGATTTGCTGTTTGAAGGTGGATGTCGCACCCACATGCCCGGACTCTAGTTATATACCGCGTTGACAATTCTACTTGTAGTTAGTCGGAGTACAATGATTATTATAGTTCGTACTTTGTAGTGTTTCTTGATTTTGAGCATTAGACATGAAGTGCTAAGATTTCTTCAAATGCATTCTATTATAAGGCATCTAATGAACATATTTCCGGCGTCTAACATAATAGTAATCAAGTATAGCAATATATACTATCCCGCAAGATCAACGACAATCCGCTTCCCCGACGCTGTACCTTGTCGAAGCAGTTCTAACGACGCATTAACATTACCCAAGCCTCCGTCCGTGCGAATAATCTCTGGTAGTTGTAGAGCGCCCGAATGTAATAGATCCTCCAGCCAGGAGACCATCCGCTCCCCCACCTGCGGCGACGTATGGAACAATTTAATCGGAACTGTATGGTAGATGACATTGGAGCCTCTATCCTTGGGGAGACCTGTTAGGCCCAGGAGATGAGCGTGCGACCCGTCTTCGCGGACAGCATCGTCAAGCGTTTGTTGAAGTAGAGTTGCAGTGTCTTTGCCGACGATGTCAATGGCATATCGGAGCTTTCCCTTTGTCAATCCTTTGATGATGTCGACTGCGCGCTGGGTGTCGTGTCGGTCCACTAGAGCATCGGCCCCTAGATCAACCAGTCTCGCACCGTGACGGGCAATATCTGCCACGCAGATCACTTTCAGCCCAGCTAGCTTAGCAAGTTGTAACGTGATGTATCCAGTGGTGGTAGAGGCTAGATGAGTCAGTCTAAAATGACTCCGTCTGAAAGGAATGGGGAAAACTCACCTCCCCAGATGGCGATCCAGTCACCGGGCTTGACCTTTTCAATCTTGGAGAGACCAGAATAACACTCATCTCTGATATCAGCTGGGATAGTATCAGTATCTAACTGGCGAACCACTTCTGTGAGATCCGGTCCCGGGCATGCCGACGCGTGGGAGAAGTCTAATCCAAGTGAGACGCCCAAGGCAAGGGCAGACGCCACATAAGCAACGCCTAAGGAGGCGGAAGCGTGGATACTTTGGGTTGGTGGGATGCGTGCAGCATTGAAATGCGTCGCGATAGCATATTCCTGGAACGCCGCCTTTCGAATATCGCGATAGTCGGTGGACGGGACAAGAACTATGTCGCCCTCTTGTACTCGTGAGGACCTATCTGCCTTAACGACAACACCGGCTAAATCGCGCCCATTAACCCATGGTAGACTCGGAATGCCGAAATTGAAAGCTCTACATTGTGGTGATTAGTCGTGCTCTGGAGCCAATATTATAGGAATACTTACGGGCCCTTCCAGTCGATCGGATTCAAACCAATCGCCACAATCTAAGGTTTATCAGTACCTGCATGTCCAGCCCTGGAAAACTGATTGGAGTACCTTGACCAGGATCTCGTCcttgtttgatattgatggaATCGCATGATCGGTCACCAGTGTGTACTGTTCACGCGCAGCCTTCAACAAAAGGGCCCGCTGAGTGGCCCTTCCTAGCTGTGGTCTGATTTCCTCCTGCACATTAGGATTGGCAAAGGTAGGTTCCGAGCGCTGTTCCGGGTAAATCTCTTGATATGAAATAGTTTGCTGCTTCTCGCTCAGCGTAACGAGAGGCGCATATGTCGATACGGCGGTCATCTTCATGAATGCGGAAGAACTTTTTGGGGTAAGTACCGAGTGATGAATGTGTAAATTGTCACTTCCAGTCACATATATAGAGGTAGACCGGCTATCGGCACCGCACTCGACCAGCGTCTAGTAAGAGATAGAGGAGCCGATCCCAGCATTGGAGTCGCCACGCGAGACATAATGGATCCATCCATCCAAGTTACAGTATAGCCACGCCCTACGTATTTTTTAAAACCTGCCTTGATCTTTGTTTGTCTCCTTGGGGGATGATTTCTAATATTTGGGCATTGCGAATCGCGGGGTTGATATGACGTGATGCATGGTTATCAGGAGGGAATATTGTGGAGGATCTTGGCTGTCATCCCTTTGCAGCTCGGTAGATGAATATTGTTCAGGTATTAGCCGTAGATCACTGTTGCAGATGGGCCTTTCATTTATATCCAGCTGCTCTACTAGTCCTATATGAATATGTCATCCCCGGTTAGGGTTCTTAATGCTACCATGCGTCGTACGCAGTTCAACATCATGGGCAAAGTTATAACTTTGGCGATTACATTGAGCCAATAGAAATGTCCGATGATGTGATTCAGGGCAGTGATTGAGGAATAATCACGACCACGTCGTTAATAATACATGTTTTGCGATAATCTCAAAGGTTCACCGGGTATGATCACCGAGATTGATCATTCACAATTAAATCATAGTGCGTTTAGAATTATCAGGCTAAATCCAGTACTACGTATAATAAAGTAGAGGGTCCTGATGGCCCCTATGTGGAGTAAGTCCATACCAAGGGATATTGTAGGTTTATCATCAGTGCTGGCCGTTAGGCTTCAAGTCCAATTGCAAAGTTGGCTGTTTGACAGTTAATCAGCTCCCTCACTGGATTCCGCATGCTGACCAATGCCGCCGGCCTCCGAGGGCTGTGATGTGTCTGATCTATTGATAATGTCGACCACTCAGCATTCCAGGAACCGCACACATAACTCCTGACCTGAATGACGTGCCTGGGAATCATGGAGGGTGACCTCCATATCAGTGCCGGCTCTGCTGACCTGAATGATATCTGTTAACATGCTGAATACCTTGCGCTTGTCTTGATCTTAGTTTTTACCTAAGCCCAGTGACTAGAATCGCCTGAACAGTTAGGGAAGTGATATCAACTGTGCCAGACATACCTGGTCCTGAAGCAAGGGGTTGGGACTTGAATTAAACAACAACAACGGGTGCTTTACGAGCTCTGTTATCGGAATGAGCAACACAGAAATAGAGCCCTTGTTGGACTCTGCTGCTCCTGGTTACGACACGGTACATGACCCAAGTTATGATTCTCCCCCTGATGCGCTACACTCGGGCTTCCAAAACAAATTGCCTGAGGCGCCCTCCCATCGGAAAGCGCTCAACTGGTCCAGTGCATATATACTTGTCATTTCGCGTGTCATCGGGAGTGGCGTGTTTGCGACCCCGGGGTCGATCGTCAAGTCGACGGGAAGTATTGGACTGACGTTATTATTATGGCTTGTCGGAACCATCTTAGCGGCCTGTGGAATGGCTGTATCAATGGAATTTGGATGTATGCTGCCTCGCTCCGGTGGGGATAAGGTAAATCGGTGTTCTATTTTATGCTTTTCTCCACTTCGCATTGGTTGCAGATCTGAATGTTTGTTAACTCTCTAAAGGTATACTTGGAGTACGCTTATCGAAGGCCTAAGTTTCTCGCATCTACTCTCATCGCTGTACAAGCAGTACTATTAGGCTTCAC includes the following:
- a CDS encoding zinc-binding alcohol dehydrogenase family protein (predicted protein), with amino-acid sequence MTAVSTYAPLVTLSEKQQTISYQEIYPEQRSEPTFANPNVQEEIRPQLGRATQRALLLKAAREQYTLVTDHAIPSISNKDEILVKVLQSVFQGWTCRAFNFGIPSLPWVNGRDLAGVVVKADRSSRVQEGDIVLVPSTDYRDIRKAAFQEYAIATHFNAARIPPTQSIHASASLGVAYVASALALGVSLGLDFSHASACPGPDLTEVVRQLDTDTIPADIRDECYSGLSKIEKVKPGDWIAIWGASTTTGYITLQLAKLAGLKVICVADIARHGARLVDLGADALVDRHDTQRAVDIIKGLTKGKLRYAIDIVGKDTATLLQQTLDDAVREDGSHAHLLGLTGLPKDRGSNVIYHTVPIKLFHTSPQVGERMVSWLEDLLHSGALQLPEIIRTDGGLGNVNASLELLRQGTASGKRIVVDLAG